The following coding sequences lie in one Primulina huaijiensis isolate GDHJ02 chromosome 2, ASM1229523v2, whole genome shotgun sequence genomic window:
- the LOC140971534 gene encoding probable aspartyl protease At4g16563: MSFLLFSSFLYFLTLISPSSARTTTLSLKPSAAAPPLTNPWQRLSHLAAASASRAHHLKHPKTNISNTNVPVFPRAYGGYSISLSFGTPPQTLSFVMDTGSSLVWFPCTPRYSCSSCNFQNVKNVSTFIPKSSSSSKIVGCKNPKCRLIFPDVQCRNCDNRSTTCTEFCPPYIIQYGSGSTTGLLLSETLFFEKKSVDNFIVGCSLFSSRQPSGIAGFGRGPESLPAQMGLKKFSYCLVSHRFDDTLVSSDLVLVGGAGGAEKKSGINYTPFGRNPTTGNSAFQDYYYVTLKRITVGGIEVKVPRKFLRPDSSGKGGAVLDSGTTFTFMENHIFEPIAQEFEKQVRKNYSRAVEIENQSGLRPCFDVSGENSFTLPKLSFHFKGGKRMELPLADYFSFLGDSVVCLTMVTDNPDDGGIGPGPAIILGNYQQQNFYVEYDLEKSMLGFRGELCK; this comes from the coding sequence ATGTCTTTCCTTTTATTTTCctcttttttatatttcttgaCTCTCATCTCCCCTTCTTCCGCCCGCACGACCACCCTCTCTCTCAAACCCTCAGCCGCAGCACCGCCGCTGACCAACCCATGGCAGAGGCTCAGCCACCTTGCCGCCGCATCAGCCAGCAGAGCTCACCATCTCAAACACCCCAAAACCAACATATCTAACACCAATGTCCCCGTCTTTCCCAGAGCCTACGGCGGCTACTCCATCTCTCTGAGCTTCGGAACTCCGCCGCAGACCTTGTCTTTTGTCATGGACACCGGTAGCAGCCTGGTGTGGTTCCCATGCACGCCGAGATATTCCTGCAGTTCGTGCAATTTCCAGAACGTGAAAAATGTATCCACTTTCATACCAAAatcatcttcttcttccaaGATTGTTGGATGCAAGAACCCCAAGTGCAGATTGATTTTCCCCGATGTTCAATGCAGAAACTGCGATAACAGATCCACCACCTGCACTGAATTTTGTCCACCGTACATAATTCAATACGGTTCCGGTTCAACTACCGGGCTATTACTATCTGAAACCTTATTTTTCGAGAAAAAATCCGTCGATAACTTCATCGTAGGTTGCTCGTTGTTTTCATCCAGGCAGCCGTCCGGAATTGCAGGTTTCGGACGTGGGCCGGAATCATTGCCAGCTCAGATGGGGCTCAAGAAATTCTCTTACTGCCTGGTTTCTCACCGGTTCGACGACACTCTTGTGAGCAGCGATCTAGTTCTGGTCGGTGGCGCCGGCGGCGCTGAGAAAAAGAGTGGCATCAATTACACTCCATTTGGCCGAAACCCAACGACTGGGAACTCCGCATTTCAAGATTATTACTACGTGACGCTTAAAAGAATCACCGTCGGGGGGATTGAAGTGAAAGTGCCACGCAAGTTTCTACGACCGGACTCCTCCGGCAAGGGCGGGGCGGTGTTGGACTCCGGCACCACCTTCACCTTCATGGAGAATCACATATTTGAACCTATAGCACAAGAATTCGAGAAGCAAGTGCGTAAAAATTACAGTAGAGCGGTTGAAATAGAAAACCAGTCGGGATTAAGGCCATGCTTCGACGTTTCAGGTGAAAATTCATTTACTTTACCAAAATTAAGCTTCCATTTCAAAGGCGGTAAAAGAATGGAGCTGCCGTTGGCGGATTATTTCTCGTTCCTCGGAGATTCCGTGGTTTGCTTGACTATGGTGACGGATAACCCAGACGATGGAGGAATAGGGCCGGGGCCGGCGATAATTTTGGGCAATTATCAGCAGCAGAATTTTTACGTGGAGTATGACTTGGAAAAGAGCATGCTTGGATTCCGGGGAGAGTTGTGTAAATAA
- the LOC140971535 gene encoding phosphatidylinositol N-acetylglucosaminyltransferase subunit C, with product MESNSSSSSPTYPKWRKVAYGGMQPGFADNHTDESFLEDMITNANVVKRDLVKVILDSFSISQYLCIVALVVLVWTYTLRSIFNGTSLLLLDIVLLGVGFFVVLSTAEMLSFNLLLNYVLKISFFITGLYLLSPIYQTLTRSISSDSIWVLTASLVILHLFLHNYSDSNVKPPGALESATFTSNISLNASIVASLLIASRLPSRLHVFAIVLFSLQIFLFAPLVTYCIKKFSFRLHLCFTVTLMVVTLFFVARLHLLLFILLFSVLVFVNLVCPYWLIRIQEYKFEINGPWDEAKLCFNVTE from the coding sequence ATGGAATCCAACTCAAGCAGCTCATCTCCAACCTATCCTAAATGGAGAAAAGTTGCATACGGAGGGATGCAACCAGGTTTCGCTGACAATCATACTGATGAATCTTTCCTAGAAGACATGATTACGAATGCCAATGTTGTGAAAAGAGACTTGGTTAAGGTGATTCTAGACTCATTTTCCATCTCACAATATCTGTGCATTGTCGCTCTCGTTGTCTTGGTTTGGACTTACACCCTTAGATCAATATTCAACGGAACATCCCTCTTGTTACTTGACATCGTCCTCCTTGGAGTCGGGTTCTTTGTCGTTCTTTCAACAGCAGAAATGTTGTCTTTCAATCTTTTACTCAATTATGTTCTTAAAATCTCATTCTTCATAACAGGTTTATATCTTTTGTCGCCTATCTACCAAACACTTACCCGATCCATAAGTTCAGACTCGATTTGGGTGCTAACAGCCTCTCTTGTCATACTCCACCTCTTTCTGCACAACTACTCTGATTCCAATGTTAAGCCACCTGGGGCTCTTGAAAGTGCAACCTTTACGAGCAATATCTCTCTTAATGCTTCTATAGTCGCTTCACTTCTAATTGCTTCTCGGCTTCCATCGAGGCTTCACGTTTTTGCTATCGTACTATTTTCCTTGCAAATCTTTCTGTTTGCTCCGTTGGTAACCTACTGCATAAAGAAATTCTCTTTTCGATTGCACCTGTGTTTCACGGTAACGTTGATGGTGGTAACGTTGTTTTTCGTTGCTCGGTTGCATCTGTTgctctttattttattgttcagTGTACTGGTTTTTGTTAATCTGGTTTGCCCCTACTGGCTTATTAGGATTCAGGAGTATAAATTTGAGATCAATGGCCCTTGGGATGAGGCTAAGCTCTGTTTTAATGTGACCGAGTGA
- the LOC140971536 gene encoding NDR1/HIN1-like protein 1 yields the protein MDEKVCSHHKNKRKKFFQRCCATVLIIIFINLLTILIVWAVLQPKKPRFTLQDATIFSLNVSAPNIISTTIQVTVFSRNPNSKIGIYYDRMYIYATYNNQQITYFTAIPAVYQGHKDVNVWSPFVYGTNVPVAPYNGPGLTMALNNGVVTMVIKLEGRVKWKVGSFTTGRYHLHVSCPANIPIGNSKSTGIIIGTAVKYQLQQSCSVSV from the coding sequence ATGGATGAGAAAGTCTGCAGCCACCACAAGAACAAGAGGAAGAAGTTTTTCCAGCGCTGCTGCGCCACCGTActcatcatcatcttcatcaaCCTACTCACCATCCTAATCGTGTGGGCCGTCCTGCAACCCAAGAAGCCCCGATTCACCCTCCAAGACGCCACCATCTTCAGCCTCAACGTCTCCGCGCCCAACATCATCTCCACCACCATCCAAGTCACCGTCTTCTCCCGCAACCCCAACTCGAAAATCGGCATTTACTATGACAGGATGTACATCTACGCCACCTACAACAACCAGCAGATCACTTACTTCACCGCCATCCCGGCGGTCTACCAGGGCCACAAGGACGTCAACGTATGGTCGCCGTTTGTCTACGGGACCAACGTCCCGGTGGCGCCATACAACGGCCCCGGCCTCACGATGGCGCTGAATAACGGCGTGGTGACGATGGTGATCAAGCTCGAGGGCCGTGTCAAGTGGAAGGTCGGGTCTTTCACCACCGGCCGGTACCATCTTCACGTCAGCTGCCCGGCGAATATTCCGATCGGAAACAGCAAGAGCACCGGAATAATCATCGGAACCGCAGTTAAGTATCAACTTCAACAGAGCTGTAGTGTCAGCGTTTGA